The DNA segment TTAATCGACGAAAAATATACCTATAAAAGATGAGGTGTTCTTTCATCTTATGTAAAAAAAGTTGATGACTTTTTAGTTAATAGGTGGATAAAAGGCTTCCTCAATATGGTCAATTTTCCAGCCCCTATTTTCGGGAACAACAGAGATTACATCGAATCTAACCTCCAGGTCAATATCATGTTCCAGTATATAGGCCTCTGTGGCATCCACTAAAAAACGTATTTTTGACTTGGTAATAGACTCTTCGGGATGCTCCCACTCTTCTGTTGATCGGGTTTTTATTTCCGCTA comes from the Saccharicrinis fermentans DSM 9555 = JCM 21142 genome and includes:
- a CDS encoding YraN family protein; this translates as MSKHNELGKEGEQAAANYLTDKGYKILEQNWRYKHKEIDLIAQNEELLVIAEIKTRSTEEWEHPEESITKSKIRFLVDATEAYILEHDIDLEVRFDVISVVPENRGWKIDHIEEAFYPPIN